A genomic window from Algoriphagus sp. Y33 includes:
- a CDS encoding DUF3817 domain-containing protein — MSLTPQQHTWAKRFRWISLIEGISFLVLLLIAMPLKYMLDYPLAVKYVGWAHGLLFILYIYAVFPTAHKLKWTFSRTLFALIASVLPFGPFIFDRNLKKSQHVDL; from the coding sequence ATGAGCCTTACCCCCCAACAACACACCTGGGCAAAGCGTTTTCGCTGGATTTCACTTATTGAAGGAATATCTTTTCTGGTATTGCTTCTGATTGCCATGCCACTCAAATACATGTTGGATTATCCACTTGCTGTGAAATATGTGGGCTGGGCCCACGGGTTGCTATTTATTCTCTACATATACGCCGTCTTCCCGACTGCCCATAAACTAAAATGGACGTTTAGCAGAACATTATTTGCGCTTATTGCTTCGGTATTGCCTTTTGGTCCCTTTATTTTTGATAGAAATCTGAAGAAAAGCCAGCATGTGGATTTATAA